The window CTACAGCTACCATCGCCGACCCAATGATAGTACCAACAGCGATACCCGAAACTCCTTCATAAGAAGCTACCACTCCAAGCCCAAGGTTTTCGAGGTCAAACCCAATCACAATAACGCTAATCAAGAAAGAAGAAATACTAAAAGCTATGGAAGTACCAACAGTAGCTTCCACCAATTTTTCGGAAAAATAGACGATAAGCAGAATCCCAATCAGAAAAATCGCAATGGGAAATATCATAACGCCCCCACAGTTATACTTTTATTAATACTCTCTTGAAAAAAGTATTTCTAACTCAAAAAAGAAAAGGAAGTTATCAGAACACGAATTGGGCGAATGCTATTAACAAACTAATTCATCTGATGGCAAACCCAACCATCAGATGAACTTTTGCTACACTACAATACCAGAAATTATCGATTTAAATCTATGTAAACCTGCAACTATTTTATTTTACAACCAGATTCACAATCCGTTCGGGGACAAAAATCTCTTTCACAACATTTCCGTCTTCCAAATATTTCTTCACATTCTTGTCGGCCTTCGCCTCTGAAAGTACATACTTTTTATCCTTGGCTTTTTCACGGGGAACATGAATCTCTCCACGCACCTTGCCATTCACCTGGATAGGATACAGCTGCGTATCGGAAATCAAGTATTCCTCGTTAAATTCTGGCCATTCGGCATAAGTGATCGACTTATCATGACCGAGCCTATTCCATAACTCCTCAGCGATATGCGGTGCAAACGGAGACAGAAGCTTAACAAAAGGCTCCAAAATAGACTTGGGGTGGTCATCCCACTTATTGGCTTCATTGATAAAAATCATCATCGCTGAAATAGCCGTATTAAACGCCAGTCCCTCAATATCACCAGTCACTTTCTGAATACATTCGTGCAAGGTTTTCAACTGTTCTTTAGATGGTTCCTCATCCGTAACAGAATCATTTAACGCCCCACTATCTTCATCAATCATCAGACGCCACACGCGTCCCAAGAAGCGATATACACCATCCACATCTTGGGTGCTCCACGGCTTCACCTGCTCCAGCGGCCCCATAAACATTTCGTACAGCCGCATGGAATCCGCGCCGTACTGCTCCACAATATCATCGGGATTTACTACATTCCCGCGCGATTTCGACATCTTGTGCGCTTTGGCATCCACGGTGATTTCCGTGCCTTTGATCACAAAGTTATCACCTTTTTTCTCTACCTGATCTTCACTTAGCTTCACACGCTCAACATCCTCTACCTCATCGGCAGCATCAGTAGAAATCCAATTGCCCTCACTTTTGAAACCAGTAAATTCCATCTCACCAAGTATCATGCCCTGGTGAACCAATCGCTGGAACGGCTCTTTGGTAGATACCACTCCGCAATCATACAATACCTTGTGCCAAAAACGGGCATACAACAAGTGCAACACGCTGTGCTCGGCACCACCCACGTACATATCCACCGGCATCCAGTAGTTTTCTTCATTGGGATCTACAGGCCCTTCATTAAATTCGGGACTACAATAGCGAAGATAATACCAACATGACCCCGCCCATTGCGGCATCGTATTCGTTTCACGCTTAGCCGGTTTTCCAGTTTCAGGATCCTCGGTATTTACCCAGTCAGTTGCTTTGGCCAGTGGCGGCTCACCGTCTTCTGTGGGTTCAAAATCATCCATTTCGGGTAAGGTTACCGGCAAGTTATCTTTGCCAACAGGCTTTGGTTCACCATCAACGTGGATAATAGGGAATGGTTCGCCCCAATAACGCTGACGGGAGAATAGCCAATCACGAAGCTTATAATTGACGGCTTTTTCTCCCTGCCCGATTTTCTCGAGCCAGTCAGTGATTTTTTCAATCGCTTCATCAACCGACAATCCATTCAGTGAAATATCATCACTTTCCGAGTTGACCAGCGTTCCCTCTTCGGTATCCGTATAAGCTCCTTCGGTAATATCACCACCTTCAACAACCTCTACGATATCCAGATCAAACTTTTGGGCAAATTCCCAGTCGCGGTCATCATGTCCCGGCACAGCCATAATCGCCCCGGTGCCATACGTCACCAATACATAGTCAGCTACCAGAATGGG of the Fodinibius sp. Rm-B-1B1-1 genome contains:
- the leuS gene encoding leucine--tRNA ligase, coding for MSSYKPEDIESKWQQYWQENKTFKTPEDHDKPKYYVLDMFPYPSGSGLHVGHPEGYTATDILARYKRMNGFNVLHPIGWDAFGLPAEQYAVKTGTHPRETTQENVNRFREQLQDLGFSYDWDREVNTTDPDYYKWTQWIFLKLYEKGLAYEDDVPVNWCPELGTVLANEEVIDGKSEVGGFPVVKKPMRQWVLKITEYADRLLEGLDDLDWPESTKKMQRDWIGKSIGADIDFEIAGYDEEIRVFTTRPDTIFGATYMVLAPEHDLVDKITTEDQKKAVEDYQEEAARKSDLERTELSDEKTGVFTGAHAINPATGEEIPILVADYVLVTYGTGAIMAVPGHDDRDWEFAQKFDLDIVEVVEGGDITEGAYTDTEEGTLVNSESDDISLNGLSVDEAIEKITDWLEKIGQGEKAVNYKLRDWLFSRQRYWGEPFPIIHVDGEPKPVGKDNLPVTLPEMDDFEPTEDGEPPLAKATDWVNTEDPETGKPAKRETNTMPQWAGSCWYYLRYCSPEFNEGPVDPNEENYWMPVDMYVGGAEHSVLHLLYARFWHKVLYDCGVVSTKEPFQRLVHQGMILGEMEFTGFKSEGNWISTDAADEVEDVERVKLSEDQVEKKGDNFVIKGTEITVDAKAHKMSKSRGNVVNPDDIVEQYGADSMRLYEMFMGPLEQVKPWSTQDVDGVYRFLGRVWRLMIDEDSGALNDSVTDEEPSKEQLKTLHECIQKVTGDIEGLAFNTAISAMMIFINEANKWDDHPKSILEPFVKLLSPFAPHIAEELWNRLGHDKSITYAEWPEFNEEYLISDTQLYPIQVNGKVRGEIHVPREKAKDKKYVLSEAKADKNVKKYLEDGNVVKEIFVPERIVNLVVK